The Girardinichthys multiradiatus isolate DD_20200921_A chromosome 6, DD_fGirMul_XY1, whole genome shotgun sequence genome window below encodes:
- the ptger4c gene encoding prostaglandin E receptor 4 (subtype EP4) c — protein sequence MARLPFSSLQAANQEAPHCIPGATFSALYKKFQFSWFLRMINDTAAFGELDTNVSEPLQSYLLSHNQTTLPTLRLESKSLVTSATMFAVGVLGNLIAIVVLCVSKKEQKETTFYTLVCGMAITDLLGTCFTSPVVIATYVASRWPGGVLLCHFFSFSMLFFGSAGMSILCAMAVERYLAINHAYFYSMHIDRTMARFALLVTYLANIVLCIMPSFGFGQHVRHFPGTWCFLDWRSVDPAGACYSFLYGGVMLLLIAVTVFCNLAVCRSLVGMNQRTGIVRTELSEHSGSRRCFPRLSSVTSAAEIQMFWLLVFMTIVFLVCSIPLVVRIFVNQLYDPSYISAGGRPDYRSDLLAIRFASFNPILDPWVYILCRKNLLLKGCGRLKSAITRAKDGRGDEKSWVGGRNTPPSLHSNYTSYASLRTASFRNDTGHPLSTKNTSFTDFAIRQAWEYDTAQVNIHPFSVESAATSGSGEEAAPHPGLDDKEQASLGRGGVVNVHRVDIVTCTFSTPSSSQSAKCF from the exons ATGGCGCGGCTGCCTTTCAGCAGTCTCCAGGCAGCCAATCAGGAAG CCCCACATTGTATTCCTGGAGCAACTTTTTCTGCACTTTACAAAAAGTTCCAGTTTTCTTGGTTTTTAAGAATGATCAACGACACTGCTGCGTTTGGAGAACTGGACACAAATGTTTCTGAACCGCTTCAGTCTTATCTTCTCAGCCATAACCAAACAACCTTGCCTACGCTCCGACTCGAGTCCAAGTCTCTGGTCACTTCAGCCACGATGTTTGCCGTTGGAGTTCTGGGGAACCTCATCGCCATCGTAGTGCTGTGTGTCTCCAAGAAGGAGCAAAAGGAAACCACCTTCTATACACTGGTGTGCGGGATGGCCATCACTGATCTGCTGGGGACGTGCTTCACCAGTCCAGTGGTCATCGCCACGTATGTGGCCAGCCGGTGGCCTGGAGGAGTGTTGCTTTGCCacttcttctccttctccatGCTTTTCTTTGGTTCTGCGGGCATGTCCATCCTCTGCGCAATGGCAGTGGAGCGATACCTGGCCATTAACCATGCGTATTTCTACTCCATGCACATAGACCGAACCATGGCGCGCTTTGCGCTCCTGGTAACCTACTTGGCCAACATCGTGCTGTGCATCATGCCCAGCTTTGGCTTCGGTCAGCACGTCAGGCACTTCCCCGGCACTTGGTGCTTTCTGGATTGGAGGTCGGTGGATCCAGCTGGAGCATGTTACTCCTTCCTGTACGGCGGCGTCATGTTGCTGCTGATCGCCGTGACTGTTTTTTGCAACCTGGCGGTGTGCAGGTCTCTTGTCGGGATGAACCAGAGGACGGGGATCGTACGGACGGAGCTGAGTGAGCACAGCGGCTCGCGTCGTTGCTTCCCTCGGCTGTCGTCGGTCACCTCTGCCGCCGAGATCCAGATGTTCTGGTTACTGGTGTTTATGACCATCGTGTTCCTGGTCTGTTCTATTCCGTTAGTG GTGCGAATCTTTGTTAACCAGCTCTATGACCCCTCCTACATCTCTGCTGGAGGAAGACCTGACTACAGGAGCGACCTGTTGGCGATCCGCTTCGCCTCTTTCAACCCCATCCTGGACCCCTGGGTCTACATTTTATGCAGAAAGAACCTGCTGCTGAAAGGCTGCGGCAGGCTCAAGAGTGCAATCACCCGGGCAAAGGACGGCCGTGGAGATGAAAAGAGTTGGGTAGGGGGTCGAAACACCCCTCCATCACTACACAGCAACTACACCAGTTACGCGTCATTGCGCACGGCCAGCTTCAGAAACGACACAGGACACCCGCTGTCCACCAAGAATACCTCTTTCACAGACTTCGCGATCCGACAAGCGTGGGAGTACGATACGGCGCAGGTCAACATCCACCCGTTCAGTGTGGAATCCGCCGCGACCAGTGGCAGTGGGGAGGAAGCAGCGCCTCACCCTGGACTAGACGACAAGGAGCAGGCGTCTCTGGGACGCGGCGGTGTGGTGAACGTCCACAGAGTGGACATCGTTACCTGCACGTTCAGCACCCCGAGCTCCAGTCAGTCTGCTAAATGCTTCTGA